From the Parafrankia irregularis genome, the window GCCGCGCTCGGCAGTGAGATAATCCTGTGCCGTTTGCCCGGAGAAGATCTCCACCTGGCCGGTCGGCCCGTCGGGCGGTGCTGTGTAGACGCACCTCTCCGGGGTGGACTCGGGGCTGCCCAGCGCGGTGCCGGCGAGTTGCTCGGCCTCCGGCCGGGACACGAGTTTGCAGGGATCCGGGACTCCCGCCGCGTTTCCCGCCGGCCCGGCCGATTTCCCGCTGCCGGTTCCGCCTGTGGTTGTCGCCGTCGCCGGCTGGCTGCCGTCCGCTGGGGGAGTCGAGGCCTCATCCGAGGAGCCGCATCCCGCCAGACTGATCGTCATGACGACCGCGAGCGCGGGCAGCATCCCGCGAGCCGCGCGGCGAATCCGATCCATCGCAGAACGAGTCATAAGAATCCCCCACCTGCCGGCCACCGCCGACACCCCCATCCCGGGCGAACGGGACGAACCTATTGCCCGTCGGCGGTGGCGACGGGCAAAAGTCGTATGCCTGACGATCCGGCGTCGGGCAGGCTCGCCACGCTCCGGACCTGCAGGGTCGATGAACCTGGCGGGCTGCCGATCAAGGTCTGTGGGGCACGCGGCGGTTGGGCGGGCTGACCATGGTGTCGCCGGCTGGGCTGGCGAGGCGTCGTTCAAGATAGACGAACGCTTCGATGGCTTCGGGGGCTTCGAACGCACGATTTCGGCGTCCAACCGTGACCTGGCGGAGAACGCCGACATCGACGAGACGGTTGATCGCCTGGTTTGTTGCCTGCAGGCTCCGACCTGCGAGTGCGGCAGCAGAGCCGACGGTCAGCACCGGCGTCGCGGGGAGCAGGTGCACGATGCGTTCCAGCGTGGAGTCGGCGCGCACGCGGCCGGCTCTGCGGAGCCAGTCATTGCGAAGCGTTTCGAGGCGCTGCTCGAAATCGACGGCATCCGCACACGCGCGGGTACAGGCGGCGGCGAACAGCGCGACCCAGGAATCGGTTGCCACCTGCGCCTCGTCGGAAGTTGCCGGACCCACGTAGTGAGTAGCGGAAAGCGCCGCGAGGTACTCACGGGACCAGGTCGCGAGGATCAGGGAGACAGGGGGTAGGACACCCGCTGCGAGCCCGCGGCGCCGCAGCAGCATGTGGATCAGTGCGCGGCCGGTCCGGCCGTTCCCGTCGACAAACGGGTGGATCGTCTCGAACTGTGCGTGCGCGATGGCTGCCTGGGCGACGGCTGGAAGACTGTCGTCGGCGCAGAACGCGCAGAGGTCTTCGAGCAGGTCGGGCACGGCCTCAGGGGGCGGTGGGACGAAGGCGGCCGAGCACGGGTTGTAGCCGCTTCCTCCGATCCAGTTCTGTTCGGTTCGAAGCTTGCCGGCATGCTGCTCCAGGTGGCTGGCGGTGAGCAGGCGCCGGTGGACATCGAGCAGAGACGCGACAGTGATGGGATCACCGACACCGACCAGTTCGGTCGCACGTACCATTGCGTCGATGTTGGCCAGTACTTCGGCCGCGGTGATGTCGGTGGCGGGCTCGCCGAACCCGCGCGCTGCCTCGGCCCGCAGGAGGCGTCGGCCGCCGACCTCGAGGCCTTCGATCCGAGATGAGGCGACCGACTCGGCCCGCAGAAGGATGCGTGCCAGCACTTCGGTGCCTCGTAGTGCGGAGGCCTCGCGGTCGAGCCGGCTGATTGCGACCTCGGCCTCCGCGACATCTGCCGCTGTCGCGGCATCAAGACGCCACGTCCGGCCGACCAGGCGGTCCGGCAGGTAGGCGTCGTAGTCGCAACCGAGCCTGTCTCGCCGGGACAGCCCTGCGCCAGGATCGCTCTCCCAACGCTGCCGTAGGAGTTCAGCCATCTCGACAGCCTCCATAATCAAGGTTATGTCACAACCTTGATTATGGAGGAGTCGACTTCAAGGTTGCCGTTACCGGGCCAGGCGCGTCGATCAGTCGCCGGGAACGGTGCCTGGCGCTGGGAGCTGTGCTGCCGGCTGGGCAGCTTCCTCGTCGGTGAGCAGGCGGGAGCGGGTGAGGAAGCGGTAGCCCTCGGGTGCCTCCAGGCTGAAGCCGGCGCCGCGGCCGGGCACCAGGTCGATGGTCAGGTGGGTGTGCGACCAGTACTCGAACTGGGCCGCGCCGATGTAGACGGGCACGCCTTCGCCCGGCACGGCGTCCCCCGGGGCGACGTCCTTCCCGACGCCGATCACGCCGAGGAGGACGTCGCTGTCACCGACCAGAAACTCCCCGCGCGGAAAGCACATCGGCGACGAGCCGTCGCAGCACCCACCCGACTGGTGGATCATCAACGGCCCGTGCTCCTGGGCGAGGCGGCGCAGCATGGCGAGCGCGGCAGGCGTGGCGTCGACCCGGGTCACGTCCGTGCTGTCTGCGCTGTCTGTGCTCTCCTGGTGCATCGCCGTCTCCTGTCGGTCGCGGGCGGGAAGGCTGCCGAGCGATCTGGCGATCTGGCGGGCTCGGCGGCTTGGCGGCCTAGAAGAAGCCCATCGCCTTGGGGGAGTAGCTGACCAGCAGGTTCTTCGTCTGCTGGTAGTGGTCGAGCATCATGCTGTGGTTCTCCCGGCCGATCCCGGACTGCTTGTACCCGCCGAACGCCGCGTGCGCCGGGTAGAGGTGGTAGCAGTTCGTCCAGACCCGGCCCGCCTGGATGTCCCGCCCGGCCCGGTAGGCGAGGTTGCCGTTACGGGTCCACACGCCGGCGCCGAGGCCGTAGAGGGAGTCGTTGGCCTGGGCGATCGCGTCGTCGTAGCCGTCGAAGGAGGTCACCGACACCACCGGCCCGAAGATCTCCTCCTGGAAGATCCGCATCCGGTTGGTGCCCTGGAAGATCGTCGGCTGGACGTAGTAGCCGCCCGAAAGGTCGCCGCCCAGCTCGGCGCGCTCGCCACCCAGGACGAGGCGGGCGCCCTCCTTCTTCCCGATGTCGATGTAGGAGAGGATCTTCTCGAGCTGGTCGGAGCTGGCCTGTGCGCCGATCATCGTGTCGGTGTCGAGCGGGTCGCCCTGGCGCACCGCCTTCGTGCGGACGGCCGCCGCGTCCAGGAAGTCGTCGAAGATCGACCGGTCGATGAGGGCGCGGGACGGGCAGGTGCAGACCTCGCCCTGGTTGAGGGCGAACATGGTGAATCCCTCCAGGCACTTGTCCTGGAAGTCGTCATGCTCGGCGAGGACGTCCCTGAAGAAGATGTTCGGGCTCTTCCCGCCGAGCTCCAGCGTCACCGGGATCAGGTTCTGGCTCGCGTACTGCATGATCAGGCGCCCGGTCGTGGTCTCACCGGTGAAGGCGATCTTCGCGATCCGGGGCGATGACGCCAGCGGCTTGCCGGCCTCGACGCCGAAGCCCTGCACCACGTTGAGAACACCGGGCGGCAGCAGGTCCGCGATCAGCTCCCACAGCAGGTTGATGGACGCCGGTGTCTGCTCGGCGGGCTTGAGCACGACGGCGTTGCCGGCCGCGAGCGCCGGCGCGAGCTTCCACGTCGCCATCAGCAGCGGGAAGTTCCACGGGATGATCTGCCCGACGACCCCGAGCGGCTCGTGGAAGTGGTAGGCGACGGTGTCCTCGTCGAGCTGCGACAAGGTGCCTTCCTGCGCCCGGATGGCGCCGGCGAAATACCGGAAGTGGTCGATGGCCAGCGGAATGTCGGCCGCCAGCGTCTCGCGGACCGGCTTGCCGTTGTCCCAGGTCTCACCGACCGCCAGCAGTTCGAGATTCGCCTCCATCCGGTCGGCGATCCTGTTGAGGATGTCGGCGCGGGCGGCCACCGCCGTCTTCCCCCACGCGGGTGCGGCCGCATGGGCGGCGTCGAGGGCCTTCTCGACGTCCTCGGCGCTGGAGCGGGCGATCTCGGTGAAGGCCTGGCCGGTGACCGGGCTCGGGTTCTCGAAGTACCGGCCCTTCACCGGCGGCACGTACTCGCCACCGATGATGTTGTCGTAGCGCGACGCGTAGCGGACTGGCGAGCCCGGTTCGCCAGGGCGGGCGTAGATGGTCATCTCGAGCGCTCCCTCTGCGATGTGAGGCCGGTCACCGTGACGCCGGCTGCGTGCACGCTAGATCGGTGAACGTTGCAACACCGTTGCAACACGGCGGGGGTGCCAGCGGCCCCTTGCCCACTGATCCGGTTCGCGCCACCCTGTCGGGGGGAGGTCTCCATGACCAACGGGTGCGACGGGCGCCGGGTCGCGCAGGAGCAGCTGCTCACCGGGGTCCGCACCGCCGCCGCGGCCGACGGTCGTGCGCCTGGCGGTGGCGAGCAGGCGCTCGGCCAGGTGCGCCCCGAGGTACTGGAATCCTGGTCACGCTCCCGCACCTTCGGGGTGGACCCGGACGCCACCGTCCCTCCCGTCGATCTCGTCGACGACGCGCTGGAGGACTACCGGGCGTCGCACCCGCTGGGGCAGGCGATGCCGGTGGTGCGCGACCTGCTGGTCGAGCATGCGGCGTCCGAGGAGATGATCGTCGCGGTGAGCGACGCCGCCGGCATGCTGCTCTGGGTGGAAGGCGACCCGGCCGCCTGCCGCCGGGCCGAGCGGATGCGGTTCGTCGCCGGGGCCCGCTGGGACGAGCGACACGCCGGCACGAACGCTCCCGGCCTGGCGTTGGCGCTCGGGGTCGGCATGCGGGTGGTGGCCGCCGAGCACTGGGCCCGTCCCGTGCAGCCGTGGAGCTGCTCGGCGATGCCGGTCCGCGATCCGGTGGGCGGTGCGCTGCTGGGCGCGCTCGACGTGACCGGCGACGAGCGGGCCGCCTCACCCGGGGCGCTGGCGCTCGTCCGGGCCACCGCCGCCGCGGTGGAACGCGAGCTGCTGCTGCGGCAGCACCGAGACGGGGGCGGGCGTCGTGCAGCCGAGCCGCCGCTGCGGTTGTCCGTTCTCGACCCGGGTGGGCCGACGCTGTCCCGGCACGGGCGCACCAGGCGGGTCAGCCTGCGCCATGCGGAGCTGATGCTCCTGCTGGCCGAGCATCCGCAGGGATGCAGCGCCGGCCGGCTCGCCGTCCTGCTCGACGAGCGGGACCTCGACGAGGTGACGGTCCGCGCCGAGCTTTCGCGGCTACGGCGGGTCCTCGGGCCGGAGGCGCTGCGTTCGCGTCCGTACCGGCTCGCCCCGGGGGCGCTCACCACCGACGTGGACGACGTCCGGCGGGCGCTGGCCGCCGGCGACCCCGCGGCGGCCATCACCCTGTGGCGCGCGCCGTTGCTCGCGCGTTCCGCCTCCCCGGGGGTCGCCACCGTGCGGCTGCGGATGGCGCAGGAGGTGCAGGCGGCGCTGGAGCGCAGCGGTGATGCGCTGTTGCTGCTGCGCTGGGTCGAGGGCCCGGTCGCCGCGGACGACCTCGCCCTCTGGCGCCGATGCCGGGACCTGCTGCCCGCGGGCCCGGAGCGGGACCGCGCAATCGCCCGGGTGCGCGTCCTCGACCGCGAGAGCCGCTGAGCGACGCAGGACCGGACGTAATGGTCCGCCTCAGAGGATTCTGGTCGTTGGAGAATCCACTCTAGGATACCGAGCTTCGGATTTCCTCTGCTGCCGAGCAAGAAGTGAGGATTTTGGCTGTTATAACAACCGAAATTCCTCACGTTACGGGTGGGCTCGGTTCTGGTTGTAGGTGGATTGTGCGGCGTCCACCTCGGGCATGTGGGCCTCGGCCCACTTCTTGAGATGGCGCAGGGTTTCCAGGAGTGACAGTCCCAGCGGG encodes:
- a CDS encoding DUF3558 domain-containing protein, which encodes MTRSAMDRIRRAARGMLPALAVVMTISLAGCGSSDEASTPPADGSQPATATTTGGTGSGKSAGPAGNAAGVPDPCKLVSRPEAEQLAGTALGSPESTPERCVYTAPPDGPTGQVEIFSGQTAQDYLTAERGIGHTLTPLPGIGKEAYIEDYAVFVNVNDFWVSIVLARNNDPAENRGPLENLARTVAGRI
- a CDS encoding Fic family protein; its protein translation is MEAVEMAELLRQRWESDPGAGLSRRDRLGCDYDAYLPDRLVGRTWRLDAATAADVAEAEVAISRLDREASALRGTEVLARILLRAESVASSRIEGLEVGGRRLLRAEAARGFGEPATDITAAEVLANIDAMVRATELVGVGDPITVASLLDVHRRLLTASHLEQHAGKLRTEQNWIGGSGYNPCSAAFVPPPPEAVPDLLEDLCAFCADDSLPAVAQAAIAHAQFETIHPFVDGNGRTGRALIHMLLRRRGLAAGVLPPVSLILATWSREYLAALSATHYVGPATSDEAQVATDSWVALFAAACTRACADAVDFEQRLETLRNDWLRRAGRVRADSTLERIVHLLPATPVLTVGSAAALAGRSLQATNQAINRLVDVGVLRQVTVGRRNRAFEAPEAIEAFVYLERRLASPAGDTMVSPPNRRVPHRP
- a CDS encoding DUF779 domain-containing protein, which encodes MHQESTDSADSTDVTRVDATPAALAMLRRLAQEHGPLMIHQSGGCCDGSSPMCFPRGEFLVGDSDVLLGVIGVGKDVAPGDAVPGEGVPVYIGAAQFEYWSHTHLTIDLVPGRGAGFSLEAPEGYRFLTRSRLLTDEEAAQPAAQLPAPGTVPGD
- the adh gene encoding aldehyde dehydrogenase produces the protein MTIYARPGEPGSPVRYASRYDNIIGGEYVPPVKGRYFENPSPVTGQAFTEIARSSAEDVEKALDAAHAAAPAWGKTAVAARADILNRIADRMEANLELLAVGETWDNGKPVRETLAADIPLAIDHFRYFAGAIRAQEGTLSQLDEDTVAYHFHEPLGVVGQIIPWNFPLLMATWKLAPALAAGNAVVLKPAEQTPASINLLWELIADLLPPGVLNVVQGFGVEAGKPLASSPRIAKIAFTGETTTGRLIMQYASQNLIPVTLELGGKSPNIFFRDVLAEHDDFQDKCLEGFTMFALNQGEVCTCPSRALIDRSIFDDFLDAAAVRTKAVRQGDPLDTDTMIGAQASSDQLEKILSYIDIGKKEGARLVLGGERAELGGDLSGGYYVQPTIFQGTNRMRIFQEEIFGPVVSVTSFDGYDDAIAQANDSLYGLGAGVWTRNGNLAYRAGRDIQAGRVWTNCYHLYPAHAAFGGYKQSGIGRENHSMMLDHYQQTKNLLVSYSPKAMGFF
- a CDS encoding GAF domain-containing protein, which gives rise to MTNGCDGRRVAQEQLLTGVRTAAAADGRAPGGGEQALGQVRPEVLESWSRSRTFGVDPDATVPPVDLVDDALEDYRASHPLGQAMPVVRDLLVEHAASEEMIVAVSDAAGMLLWVEGDPAACRRAERMRFVAGARWDERHAGTNAPGLALALGVGMRVVAAEHWARPVQPWSCSAMPVRDPVGGALLGALDVTGDERAASPGALALVRATAAAVERELLLRQHRDGGGRRAAEPPLRLSVLDPGGPTLSRHGRTRRVSLRHAELMLLLAEHPQGCSAGRLAVLLDERDLDEVTVRAELSRLRRVLGPEALRSRPYRLAPGALTTDVDDVRRALAAGDPAAAITLWRAPLLARSASPGVATVRLRMAQEVQAALERSGDALLLLRWVEGPVAADDLALWRRCRDLLPAGPERDRAIARVRVLDRESR